GTGCCTGGAAGAGAGAATAGCTTGCATCCCGGGCTGAATTGTCTATTGTCGAATCAGATGCTAGACGATCGAGAAATTCTCTACCTAGTAATGGGTAATGGTTTGGTACAAGATGTTAAATTCAAACTAGTAACGAAGAACTGGTGCCTTAGCACTGTAGGAGGAGGAGATATGTTGTTCCATAAAGAACAATTTCTAAATGTTCTTGGATTATGGAGGCTTGGCAGCTCCATCGagtaaattaaacaaaaaaaaaaacatttttggAATAAAAATGTGCTAATGAAGCTTTCCTTTCTACTACTTTGTGTCCATGATCTGATTACAGGAGCTGAGTGATAATAATCAGATAAAAGGCGGTGCCTATAGGAAAAAGGGAATACTGGCCGGTGGGGTCTTGGATCTTTGCTTTGGTGCATCCTTTGCAGAGTTCTTGGATAGAATCATTGTGATTGTGACCATTTGCCAACAGGAATCCTCCTGATCCTCACCCAGGTGCATGCCAACTCAAGTCTCAAGATGCACAAGTATCTCCAATCAGATGCCCCTAGATCTTGCATAGATTAATTCCAGGAGAACCAAATCGAAAGCTAATATATATTGTGGTGAGGGGATCTATACCGAATGAAGAGTTCCCTTTCTATCCAGCATTTGATATTTGTTTCGACTGAAGAATCTGATCTTGGTCTGTTTTGCTAAAGAGGTGCCCTCGAAGCGTGCAACTAAAAACGCTGAAAGCGATTTAATTAATAAAAAAAGACGACCTCAATCACTCTCATGTATCGGTCAACCCAAATTCCAGACCTTATTTATTTATGTTGCACAAGGCCAGTGGTGCGCCTCAGAGATGTTCAACAGACTTACTCAGTTACTCCATCTGTATAGTACTTACTGTAAGACATGGTGAAGGCAGAACTGCGCTGCGCAGCATCGTGATGAGAACGAGCTCACTTGCGGCCATGGACGAACATGAGGTGGAAACCACCGAGCACTGTGGCAGCGGCCATCACCCAGGCCAGGATCATGAAGCCGAGGGGCAGCATCGTGCCGAGCTTCCAGGTGAAGCCGGCCGTGAGCGTCGTGGTGAGGAGCCACACGGCAAGCCTGGCCCGGCCCTGGGCCACCGACCCGGGCGGCGAGAGCTGGAAGCGGCGGGTGGCGTAGAAGAGGGCGAGCAGGTTGAGGTGGGAGAGGCCGATGAAGGCGAGCGCGCCACGGTTGTCGCGGACGCGGCGGACGGAGAGCACGAAGTTGCCGGCGAGGACGACGAGGATCACCACGGTGGTCCAGGGGAGGCGGCGGGCGCCGTCGGGCGCCGGCTGGCGGTCGGAGGGATCAGGGCCCGCCATCGGGCTGGCGCCGATGGTGGGGACTGGCCGACTGGGCAATAGTGGGGTTTCTTCGATCTCGGAGACCTGCTTCCTGTAGTCAGTCTGAAACCGTGTGCTGCGGTGCTGCCCTCTTCTCTTAAGTCTTTTATTTACTCTTCTAGATATAATaagagcctctttggcagggcttctgcaggggcttcagctttagctcctgcaggagctgtgtCAAACGTCTGTTTTGGAAAGTGC
The nucleotide sequence above comes from Miscanthus floridulus cultivar M001 chromosome 18, ASM1932011v1, whole genome shotgun sequence. Encoded proteins:
- the LOC136519440 gene encoding uncharacterized protein, which encodes MAGPDPSDRQPAPDGARRLPWTTVVILVVLAGNFVLSVRRVRDNRGALAFIGLSHLNLLALFYATRRFQLSPPGSVAQGRARLAVWLLTTTLTAGFTWKLGTMLPLGFMILAWVMAAATVLGGFHLMFVHGRK